GATCAAGAAATTTGCGTCAAAATAACATGACATTTAATCCCAATAAATGATTGCAAACAGAGATTGGTGTGTTTTGATGAAGTATCTATGACAAACCACCAATAAATCACTACAATCCTGTGCTATAACTGCTTTTCGGATGCAGAAGTGTGATAAAGGCCCGATGCATGGCAGTGGAAATGTTTACAGTAAAGCACTTATGATGGAAACTTAGCAGACTAGAGGCTTTAAAAGCAGCAGAAATGTCCTGGCCATTTATCCCACAGTTCTCTGAGACTGAATCAGTTCTCCGCTGGTTTCTGCAGGTCCTGTTGGTCAGCAGCAGTCGAAACCCGGATCAGTGGATTGTTCCTGGAGGAGGAATGGAGCCGGAGGAGGAGCCGTGCGGAGCTGCCATACGGGAGGTCTTTGAGGAGGTGCCGCATTGTCTTTTAACATCATTTCTAGCAGTCAGGGTTTTACTGGTCTTATTTACCTGACTTTGGGAGTCTCATGGCTAAATGAAGGAATGTTGTGGATTtgatctctatctctctctctccctcaggCTGGAGTGAAGGGTAAATTAGGACGTTTGCTTGGCGTGTTTGAGGTAAGGCTCTTCTCCCGCTCCTGATTGGACGGTTGTGACTCCTGAATGGATGTATTAAGAGATGAGGAGATTACAGTCCCTCATACTGAAAGAGTTTATTTTTCAACAACAGCAGAACCAGGACCGGAAACACCGGACGTACGTGTATGTGCTGACGGTCACAGAGACGCTGGATGCCTGGGAGGACTCGGTCAATATtggtgagtttgtgtgtgtttgtgtgctgcttcTTTTGTGATGGATCTGAAGGTATTTAACCCTCAGGGTCTCCTGATTGTTCGGCTGATTGTTTTTGACTGCGTGtataatgcacacacacactggtttcATGCTGTTGAGTCTATAAGTGTGAGACCACAAGTGAAAATACATCTATTTGCATTTggttttaaattgaattattttttttcaatttaatataattcatatatttattacaaaaatataaatgataacaGGATCtccaaaaaacacacaatttaaatatatttttaaactgccTTGTTATCCCccataaataaaattcaattcagttcagttcaatttcATTCAATTTAACTATATCTTTATTGCAAAActataaaagaaaacaagacaatagaCATACATATTTAATGGCCTTCCCGTCCTTTCCCTGCTcccttaatttataattttatgtaatttaattttatctaataatttaatttgaaacatatctttattacaaaaatgtaaaagataagaacatttccatttttaacTGCCTTCCCATCCTTTCCTGCtccctaaaattaaattaatgtaatttaatttaatttaaatcatttttttaactGCCCTCCCATCCTCCCacttcaattcaattcaaaaatatgaatgaaaacaataaaatctaaaaaaaattacacattattttaaCTGCTATCCCATCCTCCCCCTTAAACTCATTTCAAAATtcaaattgcaaaaatattgaaaatccCCCTCCCAAAAATCAAAATTTAACCCCCATACCCCCTTaacttgaattattttttatttaatttgtttcgttttaatccattttattatttaattgtattcaatGATAATTAATTGTCTATTTTATTAATTgtctatttaataataaaacaccaTTGTATGATAATGATCCATGTTTTAAGAATGATTCAAGAACCCACAATATGTCTATtcataatattctaatatttgcAGTCTTTGCAGTGTATCTTGCTCATGCTGCAGTATTTGTCCTGTAGGCCGGAAGCGCGAGTGGTTTCCCATCGACGAGGCCATCAAGGTCCTGCAGAGCCACAAGCCTGTTCACGCCGAGTACCTGAGACGCCTGCGGATCAGTCGCCCATCCACCACCACCAACGGCAACCTGCTCCTGCCCCAGACATCTCCCAGCACCCTCACACCGCTCTTCAGCGCTCCGGCGTCAGCCGCACGCAGataggacacacacacacccacagtACAACACACACATCAACACTCCTCTGTCTACATGAACCACCCACACACATCTCCAGGGCCTTTATGACCCTCACAGCACCTCTTAGGCACCTTTGGGACGTTCTGTAGAGGGACAAACCAAAGTCGTGTGGGATTTCCGGTGAAGAATGCCTTAACCATTTATTTTTGAAGTCGGTTACTGTCGGCTGATCGGTTTTAGTTGTAATGGAATAATAAT
The sequence above is drawn from the Onychostoma macrolepis isolate SWU-2019 chromosome 04, ASM1243209v1, whole genome shotgun sequence genome and encodes:
- the nudt4b gene encoding diphosphoinositol polyphosphate phosphohydrolase NUDT4B → MKFKPNQTRTYDREGFKRRAACLCFKNEREDEVLLVSSSRNPDQWIVPGGGMEPEEEPCGAAIREVFEEAGVKGKLGRLLGVFEQNQDRKHRTYVYVLTVTETLDAWEDSVNIGRKREWFPIDEAIKVLQSHKPVHAEYLRRLRISRPSTTTNGNLLLPQTSPSTLTPLFSAPASAARR